From the Serratia nematodiphila DZ0503SBS1 genome, one window contains:
- a CDS encoding YqcC family protein, which produces MSIHNQVRRSLQAIEQSMRDLALWQAAPPEHEAFSSTEPFCIDSMSAEAWLQWVFLPRMYALLDAEAPLPTRFAITPYFEEALKDREPSSLPLLVLLQQLDLMLNKEP; this is translated from the coding sequence ATGAGTATACATAACCAGGTGCGCCGCAGTTTGCAGGCGATTGAACAATCCATGCGCGATCTGGCGCTGTGGCAGGCCGCGCCCCCTGAGCATGAGGCTTTCTCCAGCACCGAGCCGTTCTGCATCGACAGCATGTCGGCCGAAGCCTGGCTGCAGTGGGTGTTCTTGCCGCGCATGTATGCGTTGTTGGACGCCGAGGCGCCGTTGCCGACGCGCTTCGCCATCACGCCTTATTTCGAAGAGGCGTTGAAAGATCGTGAACCGAGCAGTCTGCCGCTGCTGGTGCTGCTGCAACAGCTGGATTTGATGTTGAATAAAGAGCCGTAA
- a CDS encoding alpha-2-macroglobulin family protein, with protein sequence MDLLRFILRLPFTLVKGVCRLLGGALTLLGRLLRPLVGNLSWRAPAWWAALPRGFLRLESGVDKHPKAVGLSLLLLAGVAGGAFYGWHWWQNRPQPIEPAPMVVQEINAELSNPEPIDYAAARQAPQTVSLTFSGSAAPITAAGKTVSAGITLKPSAEGQWAWSNESTLVFTAKKPLPMGAKYEVTLEPATLLAPQVKLVKTRYAFTVPAFDYRLGQAEYYRDPQNAQKRSAIFNLQFNAPVDVGSFEKQISLGLKEGSATSEKKLNFSLVYDEKKLNAWVHSEPLQALDQGGAVHLTVGKGVKSTAAGNAVEEAKSNWVKVPTLYSLALSDASAQVVDTDGGQGQRALVVGFSDAVKDKELARAAKAWLLPQHDPSDAEAADDADDFYQWTVDSVGKNVLAQAAPLPLTLNEAEEAYQPQFSFRFDAPAHRFVLLEIDNQLVSAGGYKMPKKVYRVVEVPEFPKSLQFMSQGSLLSVNGDKQISVAARNVAGLRLDIKRVIPSQLQHIVSFKSREYSSTEFNRLNDEYFTEHFKYQTALNNERPGEVNYQGIDLSRYLSTNASSHRGVFLLTLSEWQPNRKPAAEEAGAEQDQEQDESEGEEQPDVGDSRFVVVTDLGIVAKSSQDKTRDVFVQSIQSGAPVSGATVSVVAKNGVTLLSQTTGADGHVRFPALDVYTNERQPVMFLVEKEGDVSFLPTGSYNDRGLDFSRFDVAGEQTPTDPRTLSSYLFSDRGVYRPGDTFNIGLITRAADWGVGLAGVPVRAEIRDPRDKLMSTVPLTLGASGFNELSYTTDENSPTGEWNVYLYLIGKNNDTSTLLGHTAVNVKEFEPDQLKVKLALTPDRQQGWVKPSELKASIDVQNLFGTPAQDRRVTTRLTLRPMYPSFDRFPDYAFYENRQNSDGFETELEDRTTDEHGAADIPLDLKSYADATYQLQLLSEAFVAGGGRSVAATARTLVSPYDYLIGVKADGDLGYINRDAERHLNVIAIDPTLKQIAMPNLKQVLIEQKYISVLTKQDSGVYKYQSKMKEVQLSEQPLALSEQGADLRLATDKPGDFVLVIEDAQGKTLNRVAYSVAGNANLSRSLDRNAELKLKLNQAEYLPGEEIEVAINAPYTGSGLITIEKDKVYAWQWFHTDTTSSVQTIRVPAGMEGNGYINVQFVRDINSSEIFMSPLSYGVMPFKISTQARQNSLEVTAPEVIKPGENLTMTVKTDAPQQVALFAVDEGILQVARYRLKDPLEFFFSKRELNVSSSQILDLILPEFSKLMALTAAPGGDAGEGLDLNLNPFKRKRDKPVAYWSGITEVSGEKQFVYPVPDYFNGKIRVMAISVTPEKIGKAQTAATVRDSFIMTPNVPAMVAPGDEFDVSVGVSNNLEGLNGQSVAINVLLTPPPQLEVVGNATQSLTLAEKREGVIAFRLRAKAVLGDAPLVFDARYGDQASRRTVSTSVRPAAPYRTQSVMGRMSGGSQNVDGLRQMFDAFAQRRAAVSNSPLVLTSGLAQYLADYPYYCSEQIVSRSIPLMLQSRHPEMKSSLSQAEVSKQLRNLLGVLRARQNDSGAIGAWRSSPDADPFVTPYVVQYLLEAKAAGYALPEGMLDEANGALRELAASGFDDLYLLRLRSWAVYLLTLQGEVTTNSLAAVQDTLQKRYGEGWKTDLSALYLASSYRLLKMDDEAAALLQPSWQQLSKAYDSAWWTQNYFDPLVQDATRLYLITRHFPEKVTSIPPQVLENMVKALKEERYTTYSSAMSILALESYSAQVAAQSANADALGIVQVGKSGGDPQRISELQGLFVQGQFNADATAVRFTNGGSAPAWYVVTQAGYDLNAPQKALSRGIEIVRDYTDEQGKPVTQVTLGQKINVHLKVRANSKEGQSNLAIVDLLPGGFEVVQQTPPEPADAGEESDEHGGWQSPLAASGSTWAPDYSDIREDRVIIYGSASTEVQEFVYQIKATNTGSFIVPPAYGEAMYDREVQAMSAGGGKLAVVPAGND encoded by the coding sequence ATGGATTTATTAAGGTTTATCCTGCGTTTGCCTTTTACCCTGGTTAAGGGCGTTTGTCGCCTGCTGGGCGGGGCGTTGACGCTGTTGGGGCGGTTGCTGAGACCGCTGGTCGGCAACCTCAGCTGGCGTGCGCCGGCCTGGTGGGCTGCGCTGCCGCGCGGTTTTTTGCGGCTGGAAAGCGGCGTGGATAAACACCCGAAAGCGGTCGGTCTGAGCCTGCTGCTGCTGGCAGGCGTTGCGGGCGGCGCATTTTACGGTTGGCACTGGTGGCAAAACCGGCCCCAACCGATTGAACCTGCGCCGATGGTGGTTCAGGAGATCAACGCCGAGTTGTCCAACCCCGAGCCGATAGACTACGCCGCCGCCCGGCAGGCGCCGCAAACGGTGAGCCTGACCTTCAGCGGCTCGGCTGCGCCGATAACCGCGGCGGGCAAAACCGTGAGCGCCGGCATCACTCTGAAACCGTCGGCGGAAGGGCAGTGGGCATGGAGCAATGAGTCGACACTGGTGTTCACGGCGAAAAAGCCGCTGCCGATGGGCGCGAAATATGAGGTGACCCTTGAACCCGCCACGTTGCTGGCGCCGCAGGTCAAGCTAGTCAAAACCCGTTATGCCTTCACCGTGCCCGCGTTCGATTACCGCCTGGGGCAGGCCGAGTATTACCGCGATCCGCAAAATGCGCAAAAACGCAGCGCGATCTTCAATTTGCAGTTCAACGCGCCGGTTGACGTCGGCAGCTTTGAAAAACAGATTTCGCTGGGATTGAAAGAAGGCAGCGCCACCTCCGAGAAAAAGCTGAATTTCTCTCTGGTCTATGACGAGAAAAAACTGAACGCCTGGGTGCATTCCGAGCCGCTGCAGGCGCTGGATCAGGGCGGGGCAGTGCATCTGACCGTCGGCAAGGGCGTTAAATCGACGGCGGCCGGCAATGCGGTCGAAGAGGCGAAAAGCAACTGGGTCAAAGTACCGACGCTGTACAGCCTGGCGCTGAGCGACGCCAGCGCCCAGGTGGTGGATACCGACGGCGGCCAAGGGCAGCGTGCCCTGGTGGTCGGTTTCAGCGATGCGGTGAAGGATAAAGAGCTGGCGCGGGCCGCGAAAGCCTGGCTGCTGCCGCAGCACGATCCGAGCGATGCCGAGGCCGCCGACGATGCCGACGATTTCTATCAATGGACGGTCGACAGCGTCGGTAAAAACGTGCTGGCGCAGGCGGCGCCGCTGCCGTTGACGCTTAACGAGGCGGAAGAGGCTTACCAACCGCAGTTCAGCTTCCGTTTCGACGCCCCGGCGCACCGCTTTGTGCTGCTCGAGATCGATAACCAGCTGGTTTCCGCCGGCGGTTACAAAATGCCGAAGAAGGTTTACCGCGTGGTCGAAGTGCCGGAGTTCCCGAAATCGCTGCAGTTCATGTCGCAGGGCTCCCTGCTGTCGGTCAACGGCGACAAGCAGATCAGCGTGGCGGCGCGCAACGTGGCGGGCCTGCGGCTGGACATCAAGCGGGTGATCCCGAGCCAGCTGCAGCACATCGTCTCCTTCAAAAGCCGGGAATACTCCTCCACGGAATTCAACCGGCTCAACGACGAATATTTCACCGAGCATTTCAAATACCAGACGGCGCTCAACAACGAGCGGCCGGGGGAAGTGAACTATCAGGGCATCGATCTTTCCCGCTATCTCTCCACCAACGCCAGTTCCCATCGCGGGGTGTTCCTGCTGACGCTGTCTGAATGGCAGCCGAACCGAAAACCGGCGGCGGAAGAGGCGGGCGCCGAGCAGGATCAGGAACAGGATGAGAGCGAAGGGGAAGAACAGCCCGACGTCGGCGATTCGCGCTTTGTGGTGGTGACCGATCTGGGCATCGTCGCCAAGAGCTCGCAGGACAAGACGCGCGACGTCTTTGTGCAGTCGATCCAAAGCGGCGCGCCGGTCAGCGGCGCCACCGTGTCGGTGGTGGCCAAAAACGGCGTGACGCTGCTCAGCCAAACCACCGGCGCCGATGGGCACGTGCGTTTCCCGGCGCTGGATGTGTACACCAACGAGCGCCAGCCGGTGATGTTCCTGGTGGAGAAAGAAGGGGATGTCTCCTTCCTGCCGACCGGCAGCTATAACGATCGCGGGCTGGATTTCTCGCGCTTCGACGTTGCCGGTGAACAAACGCCGACCGATCCGCGCACGCTCAGCAGCTACCTGTTCTCCGATCGCGGCGTTTATCGGCCGGGGGATACCTTTAACATCGGCCTGATCACCCGCGCCGCCGACTGGGGCGTTGGCCTGGCCGGCGTGCCGGTGCGCGCCGAAATCCGCGATCCGCGCGATAAGCTGATGTCCACCGTGCCGCTGACGCTGGGCGCCAGCGGTTTCAACGAGCTGAGCTATACCACCGATGAAAATTCGCCTACCGGCGAGTGGAACGTCTATCTGTATCTGATCGGCAAAAATAACGATACCTCCACGCTGCTCGGCCATACCGCAGTCAATGTGAAGGAGTTCGAACCGGATCAGCTGAAAGTGAAGCTGGCGTTGACGCCTGACCGCCAGCAAGGCTGGGTAAAACCGTCCGAGCTGAAGGCCAGCATCGATGTGCAGAACTTGTTCGGCACCCCGGCGCAGGATCGCCGTGTGACCACCAGGCTGACGCTGCGGCCAATGTATCCGAGCTTCGATCGCTTCCCGGATTATGCGTTCTACGAAAACCGGCAAAACAGCGACGGGTTCGAGACCGAGCTGGAAGATCGCACCACCGATGAGCACGGCGCGGCCGATATTCCGCTCGATCTGAAATCCTACGCCGACGCCACTTATCAGCTGCAGCTGTTGTCGGAGGCGTTCGTTGCCGGCGGCGGGCGCTCGGTGGCGGCGACCGCCCGTACGCTGGTTTCGCCTTACGATTACCTGATTGGGGTGAAGGCCGACGGCGATCTGGGCTACATCAACCGCGACGCGGAGCGGCATCTGAACGTGATCGCCATCGATCCGACCCTGAAACAGATCGCCATGCCGAACCTGAAGCAGGTGTTGATCGAGCAGAAATACATTTCGGTGCTGACCAAACAGGATTCGGGCGTTTACAAATACCAGTCGAAGATGAAGGAAGTGCAGCTGTCGGAACAGCCGCTGGCGCTGAGCGAGCAGGGCGCGGATCTGAGGCTGGCGACCGATAAGCCTGGCGACTTCGTGCTGGTGATTGAAGATGCGCAGGGCAAGACGCTCAATCGCGTCGCCTACAGCGTGGCCGGCAACGCCAACCTGAGCCGTTCGCTGGATCGCAATGCCGAACTGAAGCTGAAACTCAACCAGGCGGAATACCTGCCCGGCGAAGAGATCGAGGTGGCGATCAACGCGCCTTATACCGGTAGCGGCTTGATCACCATTGAAAAGGACAAGGTTTACGCCTGGCAGTGGTTCCACACCGATACCACCAGCTCGGTGCAGACGATCCGCGTGCCAGCCGGCATGGAGGGCAACGGCTACATCAACGTGCAGTTCGTGCGCGACATCAACTCCAGCGAGATCTTCATGAGCCCGCTGAGCTACGGCGTGATGCCGTTCAAGATCAGCACCCAGGCGCGCCAAAACAGCCTCGAGGTGACGGCGCCGGAGGTCATCAAGCCGGGTGAAAATCTGACGATGACGGTCAAGACTGATGCGCCGCAGCAGGTGGCGCTGTTCGCCGTCGATGAGGGCATTCTGCAGGTGGCGCGTTACCGCCTGAAGGATCCGCTGGAGTTCTTCTTCAGCAAGCGCGAACTGAACGTGAGCAGCTCGCAGATCCTCGATCTGATCCTGCCGGAATTCAGCAAGCTGATGGCGCTGACCGCGGCGCCGGGCGGCGATGCGGGCGAAGGGCTGGATCTCAACCTCAACCCGTTCAAACGCAAGCGCGACAAGCCGGTGGCCTATTGGTCCGGCATTACCGAAGTCAGCGGCGAGAAGCAGTTCGTCTACCCGGTGCCGGATTACTTCAACGGCAAGATCCGCGTCATGGCGATTTCGGTGACGCCGGAAAAAATCGGCAAGGCGCAAACCGCCGCCACGGTGCGCGACAGCTTCATCATGACGCCGAATGTGCCGGCGATGGTGGCGCCGGGCGATGAGTTCGACGTCAGCGTGGGCGTCAGCAACAACCTCGAAGGGCTGAACGGCCAGTCGGTGGCCATCAACGTCCTGCTGACGCCGCCGCCGCAGTTGGAGGTGGTGGGCAACGCGACGCAAAGCCTGACGCTGGCGGAAAAACGCGAAGGCGTGATCGCCTTCCGTCTGCGCGCCAAAGCCGTGCTGGGCGATGCGCCGCTGGTGTTCGACGCCCGTTACGGCGACCAGGCCAGCCGCCGCACCGTCAGCACCTCGGTGCGGCCGGCGGCGCCGTACCGCACCCAGTCGGTGATGGGGCGCATGAGCGGCGGCAGCCAGAACGTCGACGGCCTGCGCCAGATGTTCGACGCTTTCGCGCAGCGCCGGGCGGCGGTGTCGAATTCGCCGCTGGTGCTGACCAGCGGGCTGGCGCAATACCTGGCGGATTACCCGTATTACTGTTCCGAGCAGATCGTCAGCCGCTCCATTCCGCTGATGCTGCAGAGCCGTCATCCGGAGATGAAAAGCAGCCTGAGCCAGGCGGAAGTCAGCAAGCAGCTGCGCAATCTGCTGGGCGTGCTGCGCGCCCGTCAGAACGACAGCGGGGCGATCGGCGCCTGGCGTTCGTCGCCGGATGCCGATCCTTTCGTCACGCCTTATGTGGTGCAGTATCTGCTCGAAGCCAAAGCGGCGGGCTACGCCCTGCCGGAAGGCATGCTGGACGAGGCCAACGGCGCGTTGCGCGAGCTGGCGGCCAGCGGATTCGACGATCTGTATCTGCTGCGCCTGCGCAGCTGGGCGGTTTACCTGCTGACGCTGCAGGGCGAAGTGACAACCAACTCGCTGGCGGCGGTGCAGGATACGCTGCAAAAACGCTATGGCGAGGGCTGGAAAACCGATCTGAGCGCGCTGTATCTGGCCTCTTCCTATCGCCTGTTGAAGATGGACGACGAAGCCGCCGCGCTGCTGCAACCGAGCTGGCAGCAACTGAGCAAAGCCTATGACAGCGCCTGGTGGACGCAGAACTATTTCGATCCGCTGGTGCAGGATGCGACGCGGCTGTATTTGATTACCCGTCACTTCCCTGAGAAGGTGACGTCGATTCCGCCGCAGGTGCTGGAGAATATGGTCAAGGCACTGAAAGAAGAGCGTTACACCACCTACTCCTCTGCAATGAGCATCCTGGCGCTGGAAAGCTATTCGGCCCAGGTGGCGGCGCAATCCGCCAATGCGGACGCGTTAGGCATCGTGCAGGTGGGCAAAAGCGGCGGCGACCCGCAGCGCATCAGTGAGCTGCAGGGGCTGTTCGTTCAGGGGCAGTTCAATGCCGATGCCACCGCGGTGCGCTTCACCAACGGCGGCAGCGCGCCGGCCTGGTATGTGGTGACGCAGGCCGGTTACGATCTGAATGCGCCGCAAAAAGCGCTGTCGCGCGGGATTGAGATCGTCCGCGATTACACCGACGAACAGGGCAAGCCGGTGACGCAGGTGACACTGGGGCAGAAGATCAACGTCCATCTGAAGGTGCGCGCCAACTCGAAAGAGGGGCAGAGCAACCTGGCGATCGTCGATCTGCTGCCGGGCGGGTTCGAAGTGGTGCAGCAGACGCCGCCGGAGCCGGCCGACGCCGGCGAGGAGAGCGACGAGCATGGCGGCTGGCAGTCGCCGCTGGCCGCATCTGGCTCCACCTGGGCGCCGGACTACAGCGATATCCGTGAAGATCGGGTGATCATCTACGGCAGCGCCAGCACTGAGGTGCAGGAGTTCGTTTATCAAATCAAAGCCACCAATACCGGCAGCTTTATTGTTCCACCGGCCTACGGCGAAGCCATGTACGACCGTGAAGTGCAGGCCATGTCGGCCGGCGGCGGCAAGCTGGC